In Chloroflexota bacterium, the following proteins share a genomic window:
- a CDS encoding DinB family protein, whose amino-acid sequence MTSKAAEYYAKETERVWTIVAEQTEANLYQPIRDDGWNAWQIVAHIALTSRQILRLVQKQQQQAQTGDTSPIFAPDFDVDRMNIEQVAAWEGKSFGEIRQHWDKTGVQLAEYIATLQPADLALPVEFVKKQQMTLEQLLNLISLHIRLHRNEIETGLRSLE is encoded by the coding sequence ATGACGAGTAAGGCCGCCGAGTATTACGCCAAAGAAACTGAACGGGTTTGGACGATTGTGGCTGAGCAAACCGAGGCTAATTTGTATCAGCCAATTCGTGACGATGGCTGGAACGCTTGGCAAATTGTGGCCCATATTGCCCTGACCTCACGCCAAATTTTGCGTTTAGTGCAAAAACAACAGCAACAAGCCCAAACAGGCGATACCAGCCCAATTTTTGCCCCCGATTTTGATGTTGATCGCATGAATATTGAGCAAGTTGCGGCGTGGGAAGGCAAGAGCTTTGGCGAAATTCGCCAACATTGGGATAAAACTGGCGTGCAATTGGCTGAATATATTGCAACGTTGCAACCAGCCGATTTAGCACTACCCGTCGAATTTGTTAAAAAGCAACAGATGACCCTTGAGCAATTATTAAATCTGATTTCATTGCATATTCGCCTACATCGCAATGAAATCGAAACGGGCCTACGCTCGCTAGAATGA
- a CDS encoding membrane dipeptidase, which yields MILVDAHLDLAYNAINLGRDLTQTVDHGRQRAAEQTSEWIAEAGTLTTTLAEIGLHTPSIVCGTIFILPADAQTTLDGVAYATPDEAHDQAWEQLNWYKQQCAAGHLHFIDNQPALQAIQARNESVPGLVLLMEGADGLRTPDELIEWYAAGLRWLGPAWQATRYAGGTGAPGPFTSLGLELLELMQTLGVALDASHLAEESFWQALEHFQGPISASHSNCRSLLAGASHQDRYLSDAMIKAIIERDGVIGIALYNRMLRADWDGSKNHVTLEHVVAQIEHICQLAGNTQHVALGSDLDGGFGVEMIPAEIDRWSDLPKIGQALAERGWRENDIANVLGQNWLRWFQRIV from the coding sequence ATGATTCTCGTTGATGCACACCTCGATTTGGCTTATAACGCAATTAATCTTGGCCGCGATTTGACCCAAACGGTTGATCATGGTCGCCAACGCGCCGCCGAACAAACTAGCGAATGGATTGCTGAGGCTGGTACATTGACCACCACCTTGGCTGAAATTGGCTTGCACACCCCAAGTATTGTGTGTGGCACAATTTTTATTTTGCCAGCAGATGCCCAAACGACGCTTGATGGCGTGGCCTATGCCACCCCCGACGAAGCCCACGATCAAGCATGGGAGCAACTGAATTGGTATAAACAGCAATGTGCCGCTGGTCATTTGCACTTTATCGACAATCAACCAGCACTCCAAGCGATTCAAGCTCGCAACGAGTCTGTGCCAGGGTTGGTCTTGTTGATGGAAGGAGCCGATGGCTTGCGCACGCCCGATGAGTTGATCGAGTGGTATGCGGCGGGTTTACGTTGGCTTGGCCCAGCGTGGCAGGCAACCCGCTATGCTGGTGGTACGGGCGCACCAGGCCCATTCACTAGCTTGGGCTTGGAATTATTGGAATTGATGCAAACGTTAGGGGTGGCGCTCGATGCCAGTCATTTGGCAGAGGAAAGTTTCTGGCAAGCGCTTGAACATTTTCAAGGGCCAATTTCGGCCTCGCACTCCAATTGTCGCAGCTTATTGGCTGGAGCCAGCCACCAAGATCGCTATTTAAGTGATGCGATGATCAAAGCAATTATTGAACGTGATGGCGTGATTGGAATTGCGCTTTACAATCGTATGCTGCGGGCCGATTGGGATGGCAGCAAAAATCATGTCACGTTAGAGCATGTGGTGGCGCAAATTGAACATATCTGTCAGCTTGCAGGTAATACGCAGCATGTGGCGCTTGGCTCCGACCTCGATGGTGGCTTTGGAGTTGAGATGATTCCGGCTGAAATTGATCGCTGGAGCGATTTACCCAAAATTGGCCAAGCCTTGGCCGAACGAGGCTGGCGCGAAAACGATATTGCCAATGTGCTCGGCCAAAACTGGTTACGCTGGTTCCAACGAATTGTCTAA
- a CDS encoding DHHA1 domain-containing protein — translation MSTERLYWQDAYLREWSAQIVARDQQRVALDRSAFYPEGGGQPTDHGWVNGVVVVDVQADEQDLVWHTLAEPIDAETVECRLDWQRRFDHMQQHHGQHLLSAAFDQLFNWRTVGFHLSSEYVTIDLATSEASPAQLAEAETLANQVIWQNLPILARFVSAEELATLALRKAPSVTGAIRVVSAGDFDHSACGGTHPNATGAVGQIHIRRSEKRGESVRIEFVCGGRALQDLRWKNAALGRIAAGFSVAQPQAEQAVERLREQEQQVRKQFQQAEQQLLEFEAKALVEQAQRIGQLKVVAQVWQREAQTVRQLANLVAQAGGVALFGVASSKPQLIFAGQGLDCGAILRQVVAAFGGKGGGSAQQAQGGIAEANDLAAALELAKQQIA, via the coding sequence ATGAGCACTGAACGACTTTATTGGCAGGATGCCTATTTGCGTGAATGGTCAGCCCAGATTGTGGCCCGCGACCAGCAACGGGTGGCGCTTGATCGCAGCGCTTTTTATCCCGAAGGTGGTGGTCAGCCCACTGATCATGGCTGGGTCAACGGGGTGGTCGTGGTCGATGTTCAGGCTGATGAGCAGGATTTGGTGTGGCATACGCTCGCTGAGCCAATTGATGCTGAGACTGTCGAATGTCGCCTGGATTGGCAACGGCGCTTTGATCATATGCAGCAACATCATGGTCAACACTTACTTTCGGCAGCATTTGATCAGCTATTCAATTGGCGCACGGTTGGTTTTCACCTTAGCAGCGAGTATGTCACGATTGATTTGGCCACCAGCGAAGCCAGCCCTGCGCAACTTGCTGAGGCCGAAACCCTCGCTAATCAAGTAATTTGGCAAAATTTGCCGATTTTGGCGCGATTTGTCAGCGCCGAAGAACTCGCCACGCTGGCCTTACGCAAAGCTCCCAGCGTAACCGGAGCAATTCGCGTGGTTTCGGCTGGCGATTTTGATCATTCAGCTTGTGGCGGAACCCACCCCAATGCCACTGGCGCAGTTGGTCAGATTCATATTCGGCGTAGCGAAAAGCGTGGCGAGAGTGTGCGGATTGAATTTGTGTGTGGTGGACGAGCATTGCAGGATTTGCGTTGGAAGAATGCTGCGCTTGGCCGAATCGCCGCAGGTTTTAGCGTGGCTCAACCTCAAGCCGAGCAAGCAGTCGAGCGATTACGTGAGCAAGAACAACAAGTACGCAAACAGTTTCAACAGGCCGAGCAACAACTATTGGAGTTTGAAGCCAAAGCGTTGGTTGAGCAAGCTCAGCGGATTGGTCAATTAAAGGTTGTCGCCCAAGTTTGGCAGCGCGAAGCGCAAACCGTGCGCCAACTGGCTAATTTGGTGGCTCAAGCAGGGGGGGTAGCCTTGTTTGGTGTGGCCTCCAGCAAACCCCAATTAATCTTTGCCGGCCAAGGTTTGGATTGCGGGGCGATTTTGCGGCAGGTCGTGGCAGCATTTGGCGGCAAGGGTGGTGGTAGCGCTCAACAAGCCCAAGGTGGTATTGCTGAGGCCAACGATTTAGCCGCAGCCTTGGAATTGGCAAAACAGCAAATTGCTTAA
- a CDS encoding dihydroorotase, giving the protein MSRIVIKNGCIIDPARKTATVGDLVLENNRVREVIELAMAPDSYGDDVEFIDASGCFVTPGFIDIHTHLREPGFEGKETIATGMDAAVRGGYTTICPMPNTNPSLDSAPLIRQQFDIAARHGPIHVLPIGAVTLGREGKVLAPLVELAEAGAHGFSDDGSPVWDAHIMRQALLYSKMTGRPVMNHCEDLSIVRGAPMNEGAVATRLGLSGWPAAGEEVMIARDIALAEETGGRLHICHVSTAGGVELIRAAKARGVRVTGEVTPHHLTMTDRWVLGSMEPWDGKGPYDPSQLAPYDTRTRVSPPLRTSEDVAALIAGLRDGTIDAVATDHAPHTHVDKECEYGFAAPGFTGLELALPMVLTLVQTMQIDIVELISRMTIGPAAIIDVLPISLGPNDPATLTIFDPAAIWKVTPEALASKGKNSPLMGQEMRGQVMLTMMEGQIVYRREQFGESSRREHGGAVGKLSGVFDEEE; this is encoded by the coding sequence ATGTCACGGATTGTGATCAAAAACGGCTGTATCATCGATCCAGCCCGCAAAACTGCGACCGTCGGGGATTTGGTGCTAGAAAATAATCGGGTACGCGAGGTTATCGAGTTGGCCATGGCTCCCGATTCTTATGGCGATGATGTTGAATTTATCGATGCTTCGGGCTGTTTTGTGACCCCTGGCTTCATTGATATTCATACCCACTTGCGCGAACCAGGTTTTGAAGGCAAGGAAACCATTGCCACCGGCATGGATGCGGCAGTGCGTGGTGGCTATACCACGATTTGCCCGATGCCCAACACCAATCCTTCGCTGGATTCGGCTCCGCTGATTCGCCAACAATTTGATATTGCTGCCCGCCATGGGCCAATTCATGTGCTACCAATCGGCGCAGTTACGCTTGGTCGCGAGGGCAAGGTACTGGCTCCCTTGGTCGAATTGGCCGAAGCTGGCGCACATGGCTTTAGCGATGATGGCTCGCCCGTGTGGGATGCCCACATCATGCGTCAAGCCCTGTTATATAGCAAAATGACTGGCCGCCCGGTAATGAACCACTGCGAAGATTTGAGCATCGTGCGCGGCGCTCCAATGAACGAAGGTGCTGTTGCCACTCGTTTGGGCTTGAGTGGTTGGCCTGCTGCTGGCGAAGAGGTGATGATCGCCCGTGATATTGCTTTGGCCGAGGAAACAGGCGGGCGTTTACACATCTGCCATGTCAGCACCGCTGGCGGCGTGGAATTGATTCGGGCGGCTAAGGCTCGTGGCGTGCGCGTGACCGGCGAAGTTACGCCGCACCATTTGACCATGACCGATCGCTGGGTGCTGGGCAGTATGGAGCCATGGGATGGCAAAGGCCCATACGATCCTTCGCAATTAGCACCTTACGATACCCGTACTCGCGTCAGCCCACCCTTGCGCACCAGCGAAGATGTGGCAGCGCTGATTGCAGGCCTACGCGATGGCACAATCGACGCAGTAGCTACCGACCATGCCCCGCATACCCATGTCGATAAAGAATGTGAATATGGCTTTGCCGCCCCAGGTTTCACTGGCTTGGAACTAGCCTTGCCCATGGTGTTGACCTTAGTCCAGACCATGCAGATCGATATTGTCGAATTAATTTCACGGATGACGATTGGCCCTGCGGCAATTATCGATGTGCTGCCAATTTCGTTGGGGCCAAACGACCCCGCTACCTTGACGATTTTTGATCCAGCAGCAATTTGGAAGGTGACCCCAGAAGCCTTGGCTTCGAAAGGCAAAAACAGCCCTTTGATGGGCCAAGAGATGCGTGGACAAGTGATGCTGACCATGATGGAAGGCCAGATCGTCTATCGCCGCGAGCAGTTTGGTGAATCCAGCCGCCGCGAGCATGGTGGAGCCGTCGGCAAACTCAGCGGCGTATTCGATGAAGAAGAGTAA